A genomic window from Mobula hypostoma chromosome X1, sMobHyp1.1, whole genome shotgun sequence includes:
- the LOC134340170 gene encoding HIG1 domain family member 1C-like isoform X1: MQRPSNRGKVHSEYWGRSDGGLREKEARISSSETSLRVGAHSVWFAYDIMSSSNNSWSSSQDDNESSKLLRKSKESPFVPIGIAGCLAVVALGLHRLRKTEQKMSLHLIHMRVAAQGFVVGAMTLGVLYSMYNDYLRKP, encoded by the exons ATGCAGCGGCCGAGCAACCGAGGGAAGGTTCACAGCGAGTATTGGGGGAGAAGCGACGGAGGGCTCCGGGAGAAGGAGGCGCGGATCTCCAGCAGTGAGACATCACTAAGGGTTGGAGCGCACAGCGTGTGGTTTGCTTATGAT ATAATGTCATCATCGAATAATTCTTGGTCCTCATCTCAGGATGACAATGAAAGTTCTAAGCTTCTGAGAAAGTCAAAGGAATCACCATTCGTTCCAATAG GCATTGCCGGATGTCTTGCTGTTGTGGCATTGGGTTTACACAGACTGCGCAAAACGGAACAGAAGATGTCACTGCATCTAATCCACATGAGAGTGGCTGCTCAAGGCTTCGTGGTTGGAGCAATGACACTGG